The following coding sequences are from one Humulus lupulus chromosome X, drHumLupu1.1, whole genome shotgun sequence window:
- the LOC133805213 gene encoding uncharacterized protein LOC133805213 codes for MVEKLIGRKEDVAFVNPLGKDKANDFDREKDGVVKCSGVESKMDDLSNGELNKCVGDIQGLDDSSTNIECKRKTYVGNGEDKCLGGNFENFDDTVFRISSQFGETLLQREMSMKKPRVCTINQKCSKLSNVKVGSQSVSSSIGGPVDRRKKTVNV; via the exons ATGGTTGAAAAATTAATTGGGAGGAAGGAAGATGTTGCTTTTGTAAATCCTTTAGGTAAAGACAAAGCAAATGATTTTGATAGAGAGAAAGATGGTGTCGTTAAATGTAGTGGGGTTGAAAGCAAAATGGACGATTTAAGTAACGGTGAGTTGAATAAGTGTGTAGGAGATATTCAGGGGTTAGATGATAGCTCAACTAATATAGAATGCAAAAGGAAGACATATGTTGGTAATGGAGAGGATAAATGTTTGGGGGGAAACTTCGAGAACTTTGATGATACTGTTTTTAGGATTTCATCCCAATTTGGAGAAACATTATTGCAGCGTGAAATGTCGATGAAA AAGCCTAGAGTTTGTACGATTAACCAAAAATGTTCAAAGTTGTCGAATGTAAAAGTAGGAAGCCAGTCAGTGTCTAGTAGCATTGGTGGGCCTGTTGATCGGAGGAAAAAAACGGTAAATGTGTAA
- the LOC133805853 gene encoding protein FAR1-RELATED SEQUENCE 5-like: MFQRSETDIIEENDLDWFGLRFCEEYEEEEGGGDDMGNTVDEGGGDAMENTVDEGGTSSLEKTEMATDEMNDTNQFSKYDLNENPLLLSRDGMVGHVFQSLDMAEEFIHEYARFIGFSLRKSIMRKNTTGDVRQLQWVCSREGWRSEMHVGRLDRTREPKPISRVGCKVCFRVNLVKGSTHWICKEFIPIHYHNIVADNHKQFLRSNRIMTQGTLTTAQIMKESGIRTCHIMSYMAKQMGGYEKIPFTPKDLYNRISHASKVEFIGSNAGRAIGYLEHKADEDPGFFGQFSYDEDNRLLNLFWADGRCRSDYETYGHAVAFDSTYKTNSYGKPLLIWIGINNHCTTCILGFAILDNESASSYKWATRAFLECMGGVLPKTVVTDGDEAIANTLQELMPDVPHRLCYWHLHNKAVLKVKDPSFASRLTKLVFRYYTKDEFEDKWCDLVKDFGIQGTEYAAKLYADKEKWAETFLRGNFFCGMTTTQGSEGINAVLKKKVNQKLKLYEFIRGVNMTLSLIRRREAKDEYITLHTSPQLGKTNLPQIEDELANLYTRNMFYKVRHQMLKEGRYMVKTLLEEEDAIILKLHKYAPEQVKRHLFVTPERDLFVCECQYFLSYGIPCRHIFASIKRLHITSMPRALILSRWMVETKQTHNFPIGNMDATLDKREVESARFGAISSQLGELAYLGLRNHSTYHIAKSEIDRLCGKLKAVVDMGDKEISHNLPLHREFQFPVLDPYFTKSKGTAKVPGSKKGTRRKCSICQKSGHNKLTCPIKWKKDHRIGESDEYEDAEEDDQCYGMGLNDEWAGQNSMDYTQHENETENDVVDDLGSELQNDKVNKVGTQVEEGNNWWKSPF; this comes from the coding sequence ATGTTTCAAAGGTCCGAAACAGACATTATCGAAGAGAATGATTTGGATTGGTTTGGCTTACGCTTTTGTGAAGAAtatgaggaagaagaaggtgGGGGAGATGACATGGGGAATACGGTTGATGAAGGTGGTGGAGATGCCATGGAGAATACAGTTGATGAAGGTGGGACATCAAGTTTGGAAAAGACGGAAATGGCAACTGACGAAATGAATGATACCAACCAATTTTCTAAGTATGATTTAAACGAAAACCCATTGTTGTTGAGTAGAGATGGCATGGTTGGGCATGTTTTTCAATCACTGGACATGGCTGAAGAATTCATTCATGAATATGCAAGATTCATTGGGTTCAGCCTACGTAAAAGTATCATGCGAAAAAATACTACAGGTGATGTACGTCAACTTCAGTGGGTATGCTCCCGCGAGGGATGGCGATCTGAAATGCATGTGGGAAGGCTTGATAGAACTAGGGAGCCTAAGCCAATTAGTCGAGTGGGATGCAAGGTTTGCTTTCGAGTGAACTTGGTGAAGGGTAGTACGCATTGGATATGCAAAGAATTCATCCCAATTCATTATCACAACATTGTAGCAGACAACCATAAACAATTCCTTCGGTCCAATCGGATAATGACACAAGGAACCTTGACGACTGCACAAATAATGAAGGAGTCAGGCATAAGAACTTGCCACATCATGTCATACATGGCAAAGCAAATGGGTGGTTATGAGAAGATTCCATTCACACCAAAGGATCTTTACAATCGAATATCCCATGCTTCAAAAGTTGAGTTTATCGGTTCCAATGCAGGGCGGGCAATCGGATATTTAGAGCATAAAGCTGATGAAGACCCTGGTTTTTTTGGACAGTTTTCGTACGATGAGGATAATCGTCTTCTTAATCTATTTTGGGCAGATGGGAGATGTAGATCAGACTATGAAACATATGGCCATGCAGTAGCTTTTGATTCGACGTACAAGACTAATAGTTATGGGAAGCCGCTGCTGATATGGATAGGAATTAATAACCACTGTACCACATGCATTTTGGGCTTTGCCATTCTTGACAATGAGTCTGCCAGCAGCTACAAGTGGGCGACAAGGGCTTTCCTGGAATGCATGGGAGGTGTTCTACCGAAAACAGTAGTGACAGATGGAGACGAAGCTATTGCTAACACGCTACAGGAGTTGATGCCTGATGTACCCCACCGATTGTGTTATTGGCATTTACACAACAAAGCTGTTTTAAAAGTGAAAGATCCATCTTTTGCGAGTAGGTTAACCAAATTGGTATTCCGGTACTACACAAAGGACGAGTTTGAAGATAAATGGTGCGACTTAGTGAAAGATTTTGGGATACAAGGCACTGAATATGCTGCAAAGCTTTATGCAGACAAGGAGAAGTGGGCTGAAACATTTCTGAGAGGGAATTTCTTCTGTGGAATGACAACTACTCAAGGAAGTGAAGGTATTAATGCGGTGTTGAAGAAAAAAGTGAATCAAAAGTTGAAGTTGTACGAGTTCATCAGGGGGGTCAACATGACCTTATCTTTAATTAGACGACGTGAAGCAAAGGATGAGTACATTACACTTCACACTAGTCCCCAGCTCGGGAAGACAAATTTGCCACAGATAGAGGATGAATTAGCAAATCTTTACACACGGAACATGTTTTACAAGGTACGACACCAGATGTTGAAAGAAGGTAGGTACATGGTGAAAACCCTATTGGAGGAAGAGGATGCAATCATTTTGAAGCTTCACAAGTATGCTCCTGAACAAGTGAAGAGGCATCTATTTGTAACACCGGAGCGTGATCTCTTTGTTTGTGAATGCCAATATTTTTTGTCATATGGGATACCATGCCGGCATATATTTGCTTCAATAAAACGACTACACATTACTTCAATGCCTCGAGCACTAATACTATCTCGGTGGATGGTTGAGACTAAACAGACTCACAATTTTCCAATTGGCAATATGGACGCTACCTTAGACAAACGAGAGGTGGAGAGTGCAAGATTTGGTGCAATTAGTAGCCAGTTGGGTGAACTTGCGTATCTTGGATTGAGGAATCATTCGACATACCATATTGCAAAAAGTGAGATTGACAGATTATGCGGTAAGCTTAAAGCAGTTGTGGACATGGGAGACAAGGAGATTAGCCATAACCTGCCTCTACACAGGGAGTTTCAATTCCCAGTGTTGGATCCATACTTCACAAAAAGTAAGGGTACAGCAAAGGTACCTGGCTCGAAAAAAGGTACTCGCCGCAAGTGTAGTATCTGCCAGAAAAGTGGACATAACAAGTTGACTTGCCCGATAAAATGGAAAAAGGATCACCGGATTGGAGAGTCAGATGAATATGAAGATGCAGAAGAAGATGACCAATGCTATGGAATGGGATTGAATGATGAATGGGCTGGGCAAAATTCAATGGACTACACACAACATGAGAATGAGACAGAAAATGATGTTGTTGACGATTTAGGCAGTGAACTACAGAATGATAAAGTGAATAAAGTGGGAACACAAGTTGAGGAGGGAAACAATTGGTGGAAAAGTCCTTTCTGA